The following are encoded in a window of Telmatobacter sp. DSM 110680 genomic DNA:
- the allE gene encoding (S)-ureidoglycine aminohydrolase has protein sequence MHHLGATRSSLKHDHLLQTPDTFVRIPLPGANGVDFIVHASPQLGANFTQMTAEFSAGGTLVAASGQRFIYVLEGELDLVIAGDRHPLGPGGFAFLPAGTDHSFTAMEAAKAALIEKIYAPIADGPAAAIVIGNETSVAEVPLMGDSSLRVRSLLPNTDEYDFAVNTMTYDPGAGLSMVEVHVMEHGLLMLEGGGIYKLGDSWYPVEAGDFIWMAPYCPQWFGAIGKKPAKYLIYKDWRRHPLGA, from the coding sequence TTGCATCACCTGGGAGCAACCCGAAGCAGCCTGAAGCACGATCATCTTCTGCAGACTCCAGACACCTTTGTACGCATACCACTTCCGGGCGCAAACGGAGTCGATTTCATCGTTCACGCGAGCCCACAACTGGGCGCTAACTTCACGCAGATGACTGCTGAGTTTTCCGCTGGAGGAACTCTTGTGGCCGCTTCAGGACAGCGTTTCATTTACGTGCTCGAGGGCGAACTTGACCTGGTGATTGCCGGGGACCGGCACCCTCTTGGACCCGGTGGATTCGCATTTCTGCCCGCCGGCACCGATCACTCATTCACTGCCATGGAAGCCGCGAAAGCGGCCTTGATTGAGAAGATTTACGCACCCATTGCCGACGGCCCTGCCGCGGCGATCGTCATCGGCAATGAAACCTCTGTTGCCGAAGTCCCGCTGATGGGTGACTCCTCTTTGCGAGTCCGCTCTCTCCTGCCAAACACCGACGAGTACGACTTCGCGGTCAATACCATGACTTACGATCCCGGAGCCGGCCTCAGCATGGTCGAGGTCCACGTGATGGAACACGGTCTTTTGATGCTTGAAGGCGGCGGCATCTACAAACTCGGCGATTCATGGTATCCCGTCGAGGCCGGCGATTTCATCTGGATGGCGCCGTATTGCCCGCAGTGGTTTGGAGCGATCGGGAAGAAGCCTGCGAAGTATCTCATCTACAAAGATTGGCGACGCCACCCGCTTGGAGCATGA
- a CDS encoding FAD binding domain-containing protein — translation MRGNAAEHELVAPGSLPAVLDLLASAPGQWMPIAGGTELMVAFAAGRLSANKLVSIWNVEELRFNDTTPNTLIIGAGTTFGDMRSNALIAAEFPLLSKAASWIGSIANQTRATLGGNLVNGSPAADSSPALLVYDAEVEFISVRGKRRMPYSEFHTGYKQNAMTADELLYAIHLPRRFNKHRQYLRKVGTRKAMAISKVALGATALMNDGMIDEIRVAAASLAPFPVRLTLTEAVVAGNSPIPEMIEAARHALLTESQPIDDIRSNAQYRKVVGANLLEEFFHSLSREPEAR, via the coding sequence ATGCGCGGTAACGCGGCCGAACACGAATTGGTTGCGCCCGGCTCACTGCCGGCGGTACTCGATCTTCTGGCCTCCGCGCCCGGGCAGTGGATGCCCATCGCTGGGGGCACAGAGTTGATGGTTGCGTTTGCCGCAGGGAGGCTGAGCGCGAATAAACTCGTGAGCATTTGGAATGTCGAGGAGCTTCGCTTCAATGACACAACTCCCAATACACTCATAATCGGTGCGGGCACAACCTTCGGCGACATGCGCTCGAACGCCTTGATCGCGGCGGAATTTCCCTTGCTCAGCAAGGCCGCAAGCTGGATTGGCTCCATAGCGAACCAAACTCGGGCAACTCTCGGTGGGAATCTCGTCAACGGTTCACCAGCCGCTGACTCATCCCCTGCGCTGCTTGTTTACGATGCTGAGGTTGAGTTCATTTCCGTTCGCGGCAAACGGCGCATGCCCTACTCTGAGTTTCACACTGGCTACAAGCAGAATGCGATGACCGCCGATGAGTTGCTCTATGCCATCCATCTTCCACGCCGTTTCAACAAGCATCGGCAATATCTACGAAAAGTGGGCACGCGCAAGGCGATGGCAATCTCGAAGGTCGCGCTGGGTGCAACAGCTCTGATGAATGACGGCATGATCGATGAGATTCGGGTAGCCGCTGCAAGCCTCGCGCCTTTCCCTGTCCGCCTCACGTTGACCGAAGCTGTGGTCGCCGGGAATTCACCAATACCCGAAATGATCGAAGCAGCTCGCCACGCCCTGCTCACCGAATCGCAGCCCATCGACGATATCCGCTCCAATGCGCAATATCGTAAAGTCGTAGGCGCAAATCTCCTCGAAGAGTTTTTCCACAGTCTGAGT
- the allB gene encoding allantoinase AllB, whose amino-acid sequence MAQALRSTRVLTAEGLTPATVIIDGEKIAAIRAWHEVRQSEDLHDFGDLLLLPGLVDSHVHINDPGRDWEGFDTATRAAASGGVTTLVDMPLNCVPETVTVEALAVKRRAASARAWVDWAAWGGVVKGNADEIPALAQTGVPGFKCFMIDSGIDSFAWVDENAMRRALDKLRGTGLPLLVHAEVAEPVEEATRALKDANWQRYSTYLASRPDAAEVEAIRHLIRLAQEYQTPIHIVHLSSAKALPMLAEARNHGVPITVETCVHYLALAAEQIRDGATEFKCAPPIRDEANCQQLWAALESGLIDLVATDHSPCPPAMKRRDAGRWDVAWGGIASLGLALPVLWTVMRQRGLSTEDAATRVAKWMAARPARLAGLLNRKGSIAVGVDADIAVFDPHISWTVTESDLHFRHKLSPYLGAKLRGRVQETWLRGEQVFSDGQFQGDARGREMVRT is encoded by the coding sequence ATGGCACAGGCCTTACGCTCAACTCGTGTCCTGACGGCCGAAGGCCTCACACCCGCCACCGTAATCATCGATGGCGAGAAAATTGCGGCTATCCGCGCCTGGCACGAGGTTCGGCAGAGCGAAGACCTCCACGACTTCGGCGACCTTCTTCTTCTTCCCGGTCTGGTCGACTCGCATGTGCATATCAACGATCCCGGTCGCGACTGGGAAGGCTTCGACACGGCAACTCGGGCAGCAGCCTCCGGCGGCGTCACCACCCTTGTCGACATGCCGCTTAACTGCGTTCCCGAAACCGTAACTGTTGAAGCCCTCGCGGTGAAACGCCGCGCGGCGAGCGCCCGAGCCTGGGTCGACTGGGCTGCATGGGGAGGCGTAGTTAAGGGCAACGCTGATGAGATTCCGGCGCTGGCACAGACCGGCGTGCCGGGATTCAAATGTTTCATGATCGACTCCGGAATCGACAGCTTCGCGTGGGTGGACGAGAACGCTATGCGACGGGCTCTCGATAAGCTGCGCGGCACGGGGTTGCCGCTGCTGGTTCACGCTGAAGTTGCCGAACCTGTCGAAGAGGCGACCAGAGCGCTCAAAGATGCGAATTGGCAGAGGTATTCAACCTACCTGGCGTCGCGTCCCGATGCGGCCGAGGTCGAGGCAATCCGTCATCTTATCCGTCTGGCGCAGGAATATCAGACGCCCATCCACATAGTGCATCTTTCCAGCGCCAAGGCTCTGCCGATGCTGGCGGAGGCGCGAAATCACGGCGTTCCGATCACGGTGGAGACTTGTGTGCACTATCTTGCTCTCGCTGCCGAGCAAATTCGGGATGGCGCGACCGAATTCAAATGCGCGCCACCGATTCGCGATGAAGCCAATTGCCAGCAACTTTGGGCAGCCCTTGAATCCGGATTGATCGATCTCGTCGCCACCGACCACTCGCCTTGTCCGCCTGCGATGAAGCGTCGCGACGCGGGGCGCTGGGACGTGGCCTGGGGTGGAATTGCAAGCCTCGGACTTGCTCTCCCGGTGCTGTGGACCGTTATGCGCCAACGCGGCTTGAGCACTGAAGATGCCGCTACCCGAGTTGCAAAGTGGATGGCAGCGCGACCAGCGCGACTCGCCGGACTGCTCAACAGAAAGGGATCAATCGCAGTCGGCGTTGACGCCGACATCGCTGTCTTCGATCCTCACATTTCGTGGACCGTCACTGAAAGTGACCTGCACTTCCGCCACAAGCTCTCTCCTTATCTTGGTGCGAAGTTGCGGGGTCGCGTGCAGGAAACCTGGTTACGCGGCGAGCAAGTCTTTTCGGACGGACAATTCCAGGGCGATGCGCGGGGACGAGAGATGGTGCGCACGTGA
- a CDS encoding xanthine dehydrogenase family protein molybdopterin-binding subunit: MSASNKNRVVGTSVPRKEGVEKLRGTARYIDDIRHEGMWHGATVRSAVPHAHIRSVAFDSKINWSEFTVVSAADIPGQNQIQMIVADQPCLADRLVNHCEEAILLIAHPDKHKAREAVNAVHVEYDLLPPVFTIEESEKQQTVIWGSDNCFKSFLLEKGNVDAVWDKAAHIIEGEYRTGAQEHLYIENNGVIAEYSAKDGITVWGSLQCPFYVHKSLLAVFNLPPERVRVIQTETGGAFGGKEDYPSVLASHAALLAMKSGHTVKMVYDRIEDLAATTKRHPSRVRHRTALDENGKLLAMDIDIATDGGAYSTLSSTVLSRATLHSPGPYVCPNVRVLSHAWATNNVPYGAFRGFGAPQTVFAVERHMEEIAATIRMDPIELRRKNFIHQGDTTATEQLMREPVLLDKLLDRALAESDFYNKRALFARDNAHRPVKRGIGIAAFYHGSGFTGSGERYLNSLAGIDVTAEGKVRVLVSSTEFGQGTNTVLTQVAAETLGLDYLNVTMAPPDTNIVPNSGPTVASRTAMVIGRIVERSCLQLIAMLREQAGLGEDFSCDEFFAACERLRSTHGEVVSLCRYEAPPGIFWDDQKYRGEAYPAFAWSVQVAQVAVDTVTYSAEVEEFWSVQEAGRVIHPVLAGGQIEGGIAQGIGYALYEKVILQNGRMANNQMTNYIMPTAEDVPPIHIFWEELPFEHGGFGAKGIGELPHDGPAPAILNAIRNATGVNFNSTPLLPEDLFVKLSVQRKVEEPANA, encoded by the coding sequence ATGAGCGCATCTAACAAAAACCGCGTTGTCGGCACCTCCGTTCCCCGCAAGGAAGGCGTTGAGAAGTTGCGTGGCACAGCGCGCTATATTGACGATATCCGGCACGAGGGAATGTGGCACGGAGCGACGGTGCGAAGTGCGGTTCCGCATGCTCATATTCGTTCCGTTGCATTTGATAGCAAGATCAACTGGAGTGAATTTACTGTAGTCAGCGCGGCGGATATTCCCGGTCAGAATCAAATACAGATGATCGTGGCCGATCAGCCATGCCTTGCTGATCGGCTGGTTAATCACTGCGAAGAAGCAATCCTGCTGATTGCTCACCCTGACAAGCACAAGGCTCGCGAAGCCGTGAATGCCGTGCACGTTGAATACGATCTACTGCCGCCGGTCTTCACCATCGAAGAAAGTGAAAAACAGCAGACGGTTATCTGGGGTTCCGACAACTGCTTCAAAAGCTTTTTGCTCGAAAAAGGCAACGTCGACGCGGTCTGGGACAAGGCAGCACACATCATCGAAGGAGAGTACCGCACCGGCGCGCAGGAGCATCTGTACATCGAAAACAACGGCGTGATCGCCGAGTACAGCGCGAAAGACGGCATCACGGTCTGGGGTTCCTTGCAGTGTCCCTTTTATGTGCACAAATCGCTGCTCGCCGTCTTCAACCTGCCGCCCGAACGTGTCCGTGTCATCCAGACTGAGACCGGCGGTGCGTTCGGTGGAAAGGAAGATTACCCTTCGGTGCTCGCATCTCACGCCGCCCTGCTGGCGATGAAGAGCGGTCATACGGTGAAGATGGTCTACGACCGCATCGAAGATCTCGCCGCGACCACCAAGCGCCATCCCTCGCGTGTGCGTCATCGCACTGCACTCGATGAGAATGGCAAACTCCTCGCGATGGACATCGACATCGCCACTGACGGGGGCGCCTACTCGACGCTTTCATCGACTGTGCTATCGCGGGCGACGCTGCACTCGCCTGGCCCGTACGTCTGCCCCAATGTTCGTGTGCTCTCGCATGCGTGGGCCACAAACAACGTTCCGTACGGAGCGTTTCGCGGATTTGGCGCGCCGCAGACAGTGTTCGCCGTCGAGCGCCATATGGAAGAGATTGCTGCCACCATCAGAATGGATCCGATCGAGCTGAGGCGCAAGAATTTCATCCACCAGGGAGATACGACCGCCACCGAGCAACTGATGCGCGAACCGGTCCTCCTCGACAAACTTCTCGATCGCGCCCTCGCCGAAAGCGACTTCTACAACAAGCGGGCGCTATTTGCGAGAGACAACGCACACCGTCCCGTCAAGCGCGGCATCGGCATTGCCGCGTTCTATCACGGCTCCGGCTTCACCGGTTCGGGCGAGCGTTACCTCAATTCATTGGCCGGCATCGATGTGACCGCTGAAGGAAAAGTGCGCGTGCTGGTATCGAGCACAGAGTTCGGCCAGGGTACCAACACGGTGCTCACGCAAGTCGCGGCGGAAACTCTGGGGCTGGACTACCTCAACGTGACGATGGCTCCACCTGACACGAATATTGTTCCTAACAGCGGACCCACTGTGGCCTCCCGCACCGCCATGGTGATCGGGCGCATCGTAGAGCGGTCGTGCCTGCAACTGATTGCAATGCTGCGCGAACAAGCCGGTCTTGGCGAAGATTTCTCCTGCGACGAATTCTTTGCGGCATGCGAACGGCTGCGGAGTACGCATGGCGAGGTTGTCTCGCTCTGCCGCTACGAGGCGCCTCCGGGAATTTTCTGGGACGACCAGAAATATCGGGGGGAAGCCTATCCTGCCTTTGCATGGTCTGTGCAGGTAGCACAGGTCGCCGTTGACACTGTCACTTACTCCGCGGAAGTTGAAGAGTTCTGGTCGGTGCAGGAGGCGGGCCGCGTCATTCATCCGGTGCTTGCCGGAGGACAGATCGAAGGCGGCATCGCACAGGGCATTGGCTACGCGCTCTACGAAAAAGTCATCCTGCAAAACGGCCGCATGGCTAACAATCAGATGACCAACTACATCATGCCGACCGCGGAAGACGTTCCGCCCATCCACATATTCTGGGAAGAGCTTCCCTTTGAGCACGGCGGATTTGGCGCAAAAGGCATCGGCGAATTGCCTCACGACGGGCCGGCACCGGCAATCCTCAACGCGATCAGAAATGCAACGGGCGTCAACTTCAACTCCACTCCACTGCTACCCGAAGATCTGTTCGTAAAGCTCAGCGTTCAGCGAAAAGTGGAGGAGCCGGCAAACGCATGA
- a CDS encoding allantoate amidohydrolase has protein sequence MSERAERAIEECRLIATMSEEPGRTTRRFLTAPFHQVHHHLRTRMQSLGMDVLVDAVGNLRGLWTSSSGLSSKRLILGSHIDTVPDGGPFDGVLGVVLALELVESAKRLKLPIDIEVIAFSEEEGVRFSFPFIGSRAVAGRFDPSMFALKDANGTTIKQAIENFGIDLGRLEEAAADADAVGFVEIHIEQGPVLEAEGLSVAAVTSIVGQTRLDLRVTGHANHAGTTPMRLRRDAVAASAEWISKVEMLAVETDGLVATVGKMEVHPNAGNVVAGSVDLSLDVRHVHDGTRRTAVDDLLKHADAIATRRGLKLEWNKKMDEPSVPMDERLTAFMTDAIEAAGFPAKSMPSGAGHDAMIMARRMPTAMLFLRTPGGVSHHPGESVREEDVEAAVRVGEKFLQRLSAAVG, from the coding sequence GTGAGCGAGCGCGCGGAGCGAGCCATTGAGGAATGCAGGCTCATTGCGACAATGAGCGAAGAGCCCGGCCGGACCACCCGCCGTTTTCTCACCGCACCGTTTCATCAAGTTCATCATCATCTGCGCACGCGCATGCAGAGCCTCGGCATGGACGTGTTGGTGGATGCCGTGGGTAATCTTCGCGGCCTCTGGACGTCCTCCTCTGGCTTATCGAGCAAGCGTCTAATTCTCGGTTCACATATCGACACGGTGCCCGACGGTGGGCCATTCGACGGCGTCCTTGGGGTCGTGCTTGCGCTTGAATTGGTCGAGTCTGCGAAAAGGCTGAAACTTCCTATCGACATTGAAGTCATCGCATTCTCTGAGGAAGAAGGAGTTCGATTCTCCTTCCCCTTTATAGGCAGCCGCGCTGTCGCGGGTCGATTTGATCCCTCGATGTTCGCGCTCAAAGATGCCAATGGCACAACCATCAAGCAGGCAATCGAAAACTTCGGCATCGATTTAGGCAGACTCGAAGAAGCAGCCGCCGACGCCGATGCCGTGGGTTTCGTAGAAATTCATATCGAACAGGGGCCGGTACTCGAAGCTGAAGGCCTCAGTGTGGCCGCGGTTACCAGCATCGTCGGCCAGACCCGTCTCGATCTCAGGGTTACCGGCCACGCCAACCACGCAGGCACTACTCCGATGCGCCTGCGCCGTGATGCCGTCGCCGCCTCGGCCGAATGGATCAGCAAAGTCGAAATGCTCGCCGTCGAAACCGACGGCCTTGTAGCCACTGTTGGCAAAATGGAAGTGCATCCGAATGCCGGAAACGTGGTTGCAGGTTCTGTCGATCTCAGCCTTGACGTTCGCCATGTGCACGATGGCACTCGTCGCACTGCTGTCGACGACCTGCTCAAACACGCCGACGCAATCGCGACGCGTCGGGGGCTGAAGCTTGAATGGAACAAAAAGATGGATGAGCCCTCCGTTCCCATGGATGAGCGACTTACTGCGTTCATGACCGACGCGATCGAGGCCGCTGGTTTCCCCGCCAAATCTATGCCCAGCGGTGCCGGCCACGATGCGATGATCATGGCGCGCCGCATGCCTACCGCGATGCTTTTTCTCCGCACCCCCGGCGGCGTCAGCCATCATCCCGGTGAATCTGTCCGCGAAGAAGATGTGGAAGCAGCGGTGCGCGTCGGCGAAAAATTCCTGCAACGGCTTTCCGCTGCGGTTGGTTAG
- a CDS encoding M20 family metallo-hydrolase translates to MEMRASLSIDRLIAELNALAQISAAEPPVVTRVVFSEADQRARAYVKSLCQGAGLDIHEDAIGNTFARWQGTEPDLPPIGTGSHIDAIPNAGMYDGCVGVLGGLEAIRVLQQLGYKPRRSIELVIFTAEEPTRFGIGCLGSRMMAGVLTPAQAVALRDKEGRSLKDLRIDAGFTGLLESVTLSAGRFHQFLELHIEQGPILEQEGLDIGLVTHIAAPASMRILIEGEGGHAGGKLMPGRKDALAAAAELVLALEAAAKSTGAIDTVGTVGVCEVFPGAVNSIPSRVKLETDIRDIDAARRDSVIETLKAACAELAQRRGVAIKTEMVNADPPATCDAAILAAMEQAAKDAGKTYKKMVSRAYHDSLFMARIAPVAMLFIPCRGGVSHRPDEYASPQWIGSGVNVLARTLAALAS, encoded by the coding sequence ATGGAGATGCGCGCCTCCCTCTCCATCGACCGGCTCATCGCCGAACTCAACGCGTTGGCGCAAATCTCCGCTGCGGAGCCTCCAGTCGTCACCCGCGTCGTCTTCAGCGAAGCTGACCAGCGTGCCCGTGCTTACGTAAAAAGCCTGTGCCAAGGTGCAGGGCTTGACATACACGAAGATGCCATCGGCAACACCTTTGCCCGTTGGCAGGGCACGGAACCGGACCTTCCCCCCATTGGCACCGGGTCGCATATTGACGCTATTCCCAATGCCGGTATGTACGACGGATGTGTGGGAGTGCTCGGTGGACTTGAGGCTATCCGTGTTCTGCAGCAACTGGGATACAAGCCGCGCCGTTCCATAGAACTCGTCATCTTCACGGCGGAAGAGCCGACGCGGTTCGGTATCGGCTGCCTTGGGAGTCGCATGATGGCTGGCGTGCTCACGCCTGCACAGGCAGTCGCGCTGCGCGACAAGGAGGGCCGAAGCCTCAAAGATCTGCGCATTGATGCCGGATTCACCGGACTTCTCGAGTCCGTCACGCTCTCCGCCGGCCGCTTTCATCAGTTCCTCGAACTTCACATCGAGCAGGGTCCAATCCTTGAGCAGGAAGGCCTCGATATCGGCCTTGTCACCCACATTGCGGCACCGGCCAGCATGCGCATCCTCATCGAAGGAGAAGGCGGCCATGCCGGTGGAAAACTGATGCCCGGGCGCAAAGATGCGCTGGCTGCCGCCGCAGAACTCGTGCTCGCCCTCGAGGCAGCCGCCAAGTCAACCGGCGCCATCGATACCGTGGGTACCGTCGGCGTTTGCGAAGTGTTTCCCGGAGCCGTCAATAGCATTCCATCTCGCGTAAAGCTCGAAACCGACATTCGCGACATCGATGCTGCGCGCCGAGATAGCGTGATCGAAACGCTGAAAGCCGCCTGCGCCGAACTTGCGCAACGCCGTGGAGTCGCGATCAAAACGGAGATGGTCAACGCCGATCCACCCGCGACCTGCGATGCGGCAATCCTCGCAGCCATGGAGCAAGCCGCGAAGGATGCCGGCAAAACGTACAAGAAGATGGTGAGCCGCGCCTATCATGATTCGCTTTTCATGGCGCGGATTGCTCCGGTCGCCATGCTTTTCATTCCTTGCCGCGGTGGCGTAAGTCATCGCCCAGACGAATACGCATCACCCCAGTGGATCGGCAGCGGCGTGAACGTGCTCGCACGCACTCTGGCAGCCCTGGCCTCGTAG
- a CDS encoding nucleoside deaminase, producing the protein MEPQPNLDFLRRAIALATQNVTSGRGGPFAALIARDGQIVAEGVNTVTATNDPTAHGEVTAIRAACKAMGTFSLAGCELYTSCEPCPMCLAASHWARLDAVFYGSSAEDAAKAGFDDAFLYEEFRKDPASRSLPAVQALRDEAWSSFAAWIASPNKIAY; encoded by the coding sequence ATGGAGCCTCAGCCCAATCTGGATTTTCTGCGCCGTGCCATCGCGCTCGCCACCCAGAATGTGACCTCTGGAAGGGGGGGACCCTTTGCCGCGCTGATTGCGCGCGATGGCCAAATCGTTGCGGAGGGTGTCAACACGGTGACAGCCACGAACGATCCGACGGCGCATGGCGAGGTAACGGCGATCCGCGCGGCGTGCAAGGCAATGGGCACGTTCTCTCTGGCAGGATGCGAACTCTATACCAGTTGCGAGCCCTGCCCCATGTGTCTGGCGGCGTCGCACTGGGCGCGGCTCGATGCGGTCTTCTATGGCTCCAGCGCGGAAGATGCAGCCAAGGCGGGCTTCGACGATGCCTTTCTTTACGAGGAGTTCCGCAAAGATCCCGCGAGCCGGTCGCTTCCCGCCGTGCAGGCGCTTCGCGATGAGGCTTGGTCGAGCTTTGCCGCCTGGATCGCTTCACCCAACAAAATCGCCTATTGA
- a CDS encoding nitrilase-related carbon-nitrogen hydrolase, with translation MPRVVRCSIIQASNAVAATEPLATQKKAMIDKHLGLIRKAASDGAQIVCLQEIFNGPYFCAEQSPKWYETTESVPDGPTVKLMQDLARELHIAMVVPVYEVEQEGIFYNTAAVLKNDGTYLGKYRKTHIPHVAPGFWEKFYFRPGNLGYPVFDLGFAKIGIYICYDRHFPEGARCLGLNGAEIVFNPSATVAGLSEYLWKLEQPAHAAANGYFIAAINRVGTEAPWNIGEFYGSSYFADPRGQIVAQASRDKDEVLTADLDLEEIAEVRRTWQFFRDRRPDMYGPLVAS, from the coding sequence ATGCCGCGCGTAGTCCGATGTTCCATCATCCAGGCTTCCAATGCCGTAGCCGCGACTGAGCCGCTGGCGACGCAAAAGAAAGCGATGATCGACAAGCACCTGGGGCTGATTCGGAAGGCTGCCAGTGACGGGGCGCAGATCGTCTGCCTGCAGGAGATCTTCAACGGCCCTTATTTTTGTGCAGAGCAATCGCCGAAGTGGTATGAGACCACCGAGTCGGTACCCGATGGCCCCACCGTGAAATTGATGCAGGACCTCGCCAGGGAACTGCATATCGCGATGGTGGTTCCGGTCTACGAGGTAGAGCAGGAAGGGATCTTCTACAACACTGCCGCCGTGCTGAAAAACGACGGGACATACCTGGGAAAATATCGCAAAACTCACATTCCCCACGTCGCGCCCGGTTTCTGGGAGAAGTTCTATTTCCGCCCGGGCAATCTCGGCTACCCGGTATTCGACCTCGGTTTCGCGAAGATCGGAATCTATATCTGCTACGACCGGCATTTCCCCGAAGGTGCTCGCTGCCTGGGCCTCAATGGCGCAGAGATTGTTTTTAACCCGTCCGCAACTGTCGCGGGGCTAAGCGAGTACCTCTGGAAACTTGAGCAACCGGCGCACGCCGCCGCCAATGGATACTTTATAGCTGCTATCAATCGCGTCGGTACAGAAGCCCCGTGGAACATCGGCGAGTTCTATGGTTCCAGCTATTTCGCCGACCCCCGTGGCCAAATAGTCGCCCAGGCTTCGCGCGATAAAGACGAGGTGCTGACCGCCGATCTCGATCTTGAAGAGATCGCGGAAGTGCGCAGGACTTGGCAATTCTTCCGCGACCGCCGGCCTGATATGTACGGGCCGCTGGTTGCGTCTTGA
- a CDS encoding (2Fe-2S)-binding protein: MTVPSATIQFEVNGEDKTVCVPPMKRLLDVLREDLQLTGTKEGCGEGECGSCSVRMNGELVNSCLVPVMQAEAATIETVEGLAHEGVLHPLQQAFLQFGGAQCGICTPGMLMAAKHLLAHNPQPSMAEIREGLAGNLCRCTGFIRIFESVVSAADAGSANPQETHAR; encoded by the coding sequence ATGACCGTGCCCTCCGCCACAATTCAATTCGAGGTGAACGGTGAAGACAAAACTGTCTGCGTTCCTCCGATGAAGCGCCTGCTTGACGTACTGCGCGAGGATCTGCAACTCACCGGAACCAAGGAGGGATGCGGCGAGGGCGAGTGCGGCTCCTGCTCGGTGCGCATGAATGGTGAACTGGTCAACAGCTGCCTCGTCCCGGTTATGCAGGCTGAAGCCGCAACCATTGAAACCGTGGAAGGGCTAGCACACGAAGGGGTTCTCCATCCTTTGCAGCAGGCATTTTTACAATTTGGCGGTGCGCAATGTGGTATCTGCACGCCGGGCATGCTAATGGCGGCCAAGCATCTGCTCGCGCACAATCCCCAGCCATCGATGGCCGAAATTCGCGAAGGGCTCGCCGGTAATCTTTGCCGCTGCACCGGATTTATTCGCATCTTCGAGTCCGTCGTTTCAGCAGCCGATGCCGGGAGTGCCAATCCGCAGGAGACTCATGCGCGGTAA